AATGGCATCAGTTTGAGATGCGGTTTTTTTTGTATGGCTTTAAGGAACGTAAAACCGTCAGAGCCGGGGATATTCATCTCTGCGATGATCATGCGAATATCATGATTGTCCGGTTTTTCGATAAACTCCATCGCCAAGGTTGGTTTCTGGAAGCCGACAGGGGTAAAACCGGCTTTTTCCACCATAGCGGATAAATTAACTAATGACGCGGGATCATTGTCAACGATCAGTATTTTTTTGAGTTTCATCGGCGTCCTTCCTTTTTTTTAAAGTAATTACCGCAATGCATATAAGCAAAACGAATTTCCATATTGGAATTTTTAGTCGAATAACCTAACTTGCCGTGCGGTTAATCATATGTATAACGGAGAAGAAATATGTCTGATCATGTATTAAAAGATCTCGAGCCTAAACGCGTTTTTGATTATTTTTATGAAATAACTCAAGTCCCACGCCCTTCGAAAAAGGAAGAAAAAATCCGAGCGTATATTAAGGGAGTAGCACAAAAACTCAATTCGGACTGGAGTGAAGACGCCGCAGGGAATATTGTCATTCGTAAACCGGCCGCTCCCGGTTATGAGAATAAACCGGTTGTTGTTCTCCAAGGGCATTTGGATATGGTTTGCCAAAAAACGCCAGATACTCAAATTGATTTTGATAACGATCCGATCAAACCCCGCATTGACGGAGAATGGGTCAAAGCAACCGGCACGACGCTTGGCGCGGATAACGGAATTGCCGTAGCGACAATGCTGGCCATACTTGAAGACACGACCATGAAACATGGGGCGTTAGAATTACTATTTACCGTTGATGAAGAAACCGGTCTTACTGGCGCATTGAAATTGGAACCTTCCATGCTCAAAGGACGTTATTTACTCAATCTCGATTCGGAAGATGAAGGTGTGCTATTCATCGGTTGTTCAGGGGGGAAAGACGGTGTTATTCATTTTCCGATCAAACGTAAACCGGCTAAAGAAAATGAAGCGCGCTGTCTTATCGCCATAGAAGGTGGTGTCGGTGGACATTCCGGTATGGATATTATTTTGGGCCGGGCTAATGCGAATAAAATTTTGACACGCGTGTTGTACGAATTAACCAAAGAGTTCAAATTTAAATTATCGGACA
This is a stretch of genomic DNA from bacterium. It encodes these proteins:
- a CDS encoding aminoacyl-histidine dipeptidase gives rise to the protein MSDHVLKDLEPKRVFDYFYEITQVPRPSKKEEKIRAYIKGVAQKLNSDWSEDAAGNIVIRKPAAPGYENKPVVVLQGHLDMVCQKTPDTQIDFDNDPIKPRIDGEWVKATGTTLGADNGIAVATMLAILEDTTMKHGALELLFTVDEETGLTGALKLEPSMLKGRYLLNLDSEDEGVLFIGCSGGKDGVIHFPIKRKPAKENEARCLIAIEGGVGGHSGMDIILGRANANKILTRVLYELTKEFKFKLSDIKGGTVRNAIPRDAAAHIAVRKEDIGAFKVRVQKMHNYLSAKYQSTDPDLKIIFKEAPIAQFTTIKRSRSVELIRLLKSLPNGVQAMSKDVDGLVETSVNLATIETHEKEIIIGSSHRSAIEEEKRDILDQVGAICSLTHATVKETDGYPGWKPNPQSKLLAMTKKVFKEIYGKNPKVTAIHAGLECGIIGEKFTDMDMISFGPTLRNVHSPDEGLHIPTVKPFYTAVQKLLETIA